The Microterricola viridarii nucleotide sequence CACGACGCCATCGCGTTCGCGCACTTCGCCGCCGACGCCGCCGCCCAAGCCGCCGGCGCGCGCACGGCCCCGCTGCTCGTCGTCACCGACGCCCGCCGCCGCGAGGTGTACTGGAGCGCCTACTCCGGCGTCGACGAGCTCGGCCTGCCGGTGCGGCTGGACGGCCCCGGCCTGGCCAAGCCGGAAGCGCTGCCCGCCCTGGCCCTCGACGCATTCGGCGCATTCGACGGTGCATTCGAGCGGCTGGACGCCGCCGAGATCTCGGCCGGCGCCCTCGGCATGGTCGCCGAGCTGAGCTTCGCGGCCGGCCGCCCCTTCGCCGCCGACGAGCCGCTCTACCTGCGCTCGCCCGACGTCACCCCGTCCAACGGCCCCAAGCGGGTCACCCGGTGACCTGGCAGCTGCGCCGGGCCGGCCTGGCCGACGTGCCGGCGATCATGGCGATCGAGAACGCGATGTTCCCGAGCGACGCCTGGTCGACGGATGCCATGGCCCGCGACG carries:
- the tsaB gene encoding tRNA (adenosine(37)-N6)-threonylcarbamoyltransferase complex dimerization subunit type 1 TsaB codes for the protein MLLAIDTSAGTSVAIVDRDRGILAERSEADTMRHAEVIGGMIQAVLDESAVARAELSGVVAGMGPGPFTGLRVGIAAARTFALALGRPLVPIVSHDAIAFAHFAADAAAQAAGARTAPLLVVTDARRREVYWSAYSGVDELGLPVRLDGPGLAKPEALPALALDAFGAFDGAFERLDAAEISAGALGMVAELSFAAGRPFAADEPLYLRSPDVTPSNGPKRVTR